One segment of Vulpes lagopus strain Blue_001 chromosome 8, ASM1834538v1, whole genome shotgun sequence DNA contains the following:
- the LOC121497792 gene encoding LOW QUALITY PROTEIN: olfactory receptor 6C6-like (The sequence of the model RefSeq protein was modified relative to this genomic sequence to represent the inferred CDS: inserted 1 base in 1 codon), with protein sequence MKNHSTEIEFILIRLTDDPQLQVVXFVFLFLNYTLSLMGNLTIILLTLLDPHLKMPMYFFLRNFSFLEIIFTTVCIPRYLKTIVTKEKNISYNNCVAQLFFIFLLGVAEFYLLAAMSYDCYVAICKPLHYPIIINSRVCYWLVLSSWLTGFLIIFPPLLMGLKLDFSASKAIDHFMCETSPILQISCTDTHVLELMSFIFAVVTLVVTLVLVVLSYTCIMKTILKFPSAQQRTKTFSTCTSHMIVVSMTYGSCIFMYIKPSAKERVTVSKDVALLYTSIAPLLNPFIYTLRNQQVKEIFWDMLQKRLCFSKKTIMLQGSQSLCLRSLSLSKETNT encoded by the exons atgaaaaacCATTCAACAGAAATAGAGTTTATTCTCATAAGATTGACGGATGACCCACAATTGCAAGttg attttgtgtttttatttcttaattacacattgagcctgatggggaacttaACCATTATCCTCCTCACTCTGCTGGATCCTCACCTCAAGATGCCAATGTATTTCTTTCTCcgtaatttctcatttttagaaatCATATTCACAACGGTATGTATTCCCAGATACTTGAAAACCATAgtgactaaagaaaaaaacatttcatataaTAACTGTGTggctcaattattttttatttttttactgggaGTTGCAGAGTTTTACCTTCTGGCTGCTATGTCCTATGACTGCTATGTTGCCATCTGTAAACCCTTGCATTACCCAATCATTATAAACAGCAGAGTGTGCTATTGGCTTGTACTTTCTTCCTGGCTGACTGGATTCCTAATCATCTTTCCCCCATTGCTCATGGGACTCAAGCTGGATTTCTCTGCTTCCAAAGCGATTGATCACTTTATGTGTGAAACTTCCCCCATCCTGCAGATATCCTGCACAGACACACATGTCCTAGAATTGATGTCTTTCATCTTCGCTGTGGTGACACTTGTGGTCACATTGGTGTTAGTGGTTCTCTCCTACACTTGCATCATGAAAACCATTTTGAAATtcccttctgcacagcaaaggaccaAAACTTTTTCCACCTGTACTTCCCATATGATTGTTGTCTCCATGACATATGGGAGCTGTATCTTTATGTATATTAAGCCATCTGCCAAAGAAAGGGTGACTGTATCCAAAGATGTAGCTTTGCTGTATACCTCAATTGCCCCTTTACTAAATCCCTTCATTTATACCCTAAGGAACCAGCAGGTGAAAGAAATCTTTTGGGATATGTTACAAAAAAGgttgtgtttttcaaaaaaaactaTT ATGTTGCAAGGCTCTCAATCCTTATGCTTGAGAAGCTTGTCCCTAAGTAAGGAGACAAACACCTAA